In Longimicrobiales bacterium, one DNA window encodes the following:
- a CDS encoding DUF1028 domain-containing protein: MTGPHPLVPGVPLGTCGTTGDIRVRWRPPGRGRAVGRILLTLAALLLRSPVATGAQQPQVRPGEIYAGTFSIAAVDAETGEIGVAVTSRVPCVGNIVPHVRVGVGAVATQALIRIEYGAELLDLLATGMAPADALERALLQDAGRDHRQIGIIAAGGRSAQHTGRSAIAWAGQRSGRGYVTQGNVLVGGDVLEAVSRSFEKTAATGMPLAERLIDALSAGDVAGGDRRKGALQSAALVVADPGAVGRVGPDGITTEIDICESEDPVRELRRVYNSVTGKLGYRTLQQFHGPDVVQLKVMLHALGHFRREASEVRLELSAPFYTEELVRAVNAFRASHGLAGPADGSPPGLVDLETIELMWRDLERRGIAEGVRRRLRDLRRAP; the protein is encoded by the coding sequence ATGACAGGACCCCATCCCCTCGTCCCTGGCGTGCCGCTCGGCACATGCGGCACGACGGGAGATATTCGTGTACGGTGGCGCCCGCCCGGCCGCGGACGGGCTGTCGGCCGTATCCTGCTGACGCTGGCCGCACTGCTCCTCCGGTCTCCCGTCGCCACGGGCGCACAGCAGCCGCAGGTGCGGCCCGGCGAGATCTACGCGGGCACGTTCAGCATTGCAGCCGTGGATGCGGAGACGGGAGAGATCGGTGTCGCGGTGACATCGCGCGTACCGTGCGTGGGCAACATCGTGCCGCACGTGCGGGTGGGTGTGGGTGCGGTCGCGACCCAGGCGCTGATCCGGATCGAGTACGGTGCCGAGCTGCTCGATCTGCTGGCCACGGGGATGGCTCCGGCGGACGCACTCGAGCGGGCGCTCCTTCAGGACGCCGGACGCGACCATCGGCAGATCGGGATCATCGCGGCCGGCGGTCGCTCCGCGCAGCACACGGGCAGGTCGGCGATCGCATGGGCTGGCCAGCGGTCGGGGCGCGGGTATGTGACGCAGGGGAACGTTCTGGTGGGCGGCGACGTGTTGGAGGCCGTGTCTCGCTCATTCGAGAAGACGGCAGCCACCGGGATGCCCCTAGCCGAACGCCTGATCGACGCTCTCTCGGCCGGTGACGTCGCGGGCGGCGACCGGCGCAAGGGTGCACTTCAGTCGGCTGCACTGGTGGTGGCTGATCCGGGGGCGGTCGGGCGGGTAGGCCCGGACGGCATCACCACGGAGATCGATATCTGTGAAAGCGAAGATCCGGTCCGCGAGTTGCGCCGCGTCTACAATTCCGTAACGGGGAAGCTCGGCTACCGCACATTGCAGCAGTTCCACGGTCCCGATGTCGTTCAGCTGAAGGTGATGCTGCACGCCCTCGGCCATTTCCGGCGGGAAGCATCTGAGGTACGGCTCGAGCTGTCCGCGCCGTTCTACACGGAGGAGCTGGTCAGGGCGGTCAACGCCTTCCGCGCATCCCACGGTCTCGCCGGTCCCGCCGACGGATCGCCGCCCGGCCT